The nucleotide window taatatttaaaaaaattctttaccTTTATAATTACATCCCCCTTTTTTTTAGCTTGATACTTTTGTAGAAGGCTTTTCTCAACAAAACCTTGGTGGCATTATTACTAtataacattaaatttaatttgacGTACTATCATTAGATTATAATAAACTTTCATAACTTGTATTAATTTACAGTTACATAAAAGAAGAATCTCAAATAATGTGTTTCTTAAAACGTAAGAGTTTCTATAACTCAATCTAGACAAAACCAATGAATTGATCatgttataattaaattatgaatcaaaataatttaaactatCAAATCTTACAAGGTAAGAGAAGTTAATATGGAGATAACCAGTTACGAGAAGTTAATATAGATAACCAATTAAGAGAAGTTAATATTGATGACTAATTATgtgcaaacaaatgaggccaAGATTATGCTTTTAGTAGCTTTGATTTAACTTTGACTTGTGAACAAATATAAAGTAAATCAATATTTATGGAATGTTATTTACAAGATTTCAATAGACTACAAGGAATGAAATTGAGACATTAACATATTAACGTATATAGAGATGAGAAAATCACTTGAAGGTATTTAAATGTTGactaggaaaaaaaattgaattaataataatatatttgccTATTTTATGATAATGATTTTGTAACTAAGATTATGATTTTGGTAGGTTTGATTTAATTTTGGCTTCTGATCAAATCTATATACTCATTAAGATTAACGTCTAcattaaaatgattaaaatgttGTTTCTAGATCTTAATATTAAACAAGTAAGATTGTTGTTTTATAAGCATCTAAATATGTATAagttatttataggaaaaaatgCATATATACCCATCAACTTTGCGATTTAGAAAAGATAtatcatcattaaaaaaatgatttatatatatcCTCGTCATTTAAAAAAAGGTGCATATACACTGCCGTGTTATAATTAATAGTACATATATACCATTTTTGTAAAGAGATTGAATGAAAAGTGATTTTACGGTTTGGTTTGTATACCCCTAGTTGGCATAGATGCATGAATAGGTCCCCAATGCTGAAAGGAACCACTCCCTCTTTGTGATCCCCTGCCTCCAGATGAGGCACCATGAAACTGACCTGATGTACGGGCACTCTTAGGTGTGCATATATATCATTAAAAaggttaattttaatttttcgcATGATATGTTTAATATCACaatactcaaaagttttctttacttttacaattacatctcttttttttagcttgatacttatatatatatatatataatatcatcgAAAAGGTGATAGAGCTAGCTAAAGTTGAATTATGTATTATACTGCACTTAATAATTAGAATGTGCTTTCAATTTTTAATGTCTGATTggtaaaaaaattagaaaatattttttctagaaaaacaagttgaaaaaaatgattttcctaATGGAAGTAGGAAAAACAAGTTTCATAACTAGCGTCCACATTATTTTTGTCATTCCTGTCCTCCAACACATCTCATCTTCACCTCGATCCCCTTTAGTCTCCTTTCCCACCACCCCACACCTACCtctcatcatatttttttagattatacataaatattttcaatgtaCCTATCGaagacttaaaaaaaaaaaaaatagaaatcaacttatttttctaaaaatatttcatttatacCAAAAACACAATCTTGCACCATATTTCCTAGGTACTACTCATTTAAGGTGTGACATAACAGCCAGGATCTATAGAATGTGACTGTCAATATCAAGGAGACCCCTGATAATTGACAGATAGACAAGATCCCAAATTTCagcttaaagtttttttttgcaATGTGGTTATAATTTTTAACCAAGACTGTGCCACAAGAGCTACGTACATATCTATGATATAACTTTCAAAGCTActgattttattttctcttattaaTTAGTTGTCTTAGGATCTaaagtaaagacaaaattatCTTTCTCTAATATGTTACGATTCGAGATTTATCAAGGTATAAATGTGAACATATGGCGCTTCAAATTTGCCACCATTTATCATAATAGAGCGGACCACCAACGGAACAaagtcattaaaaaaaaactaacttaaCTTTTATACACTTATAACGTGAACAAAAGATTTACAATATGAATACACCTAAAAAAGATTTATAACTATGTAATGAAATTAAACTACACATCATACACCTCCTGGTCCCtctaaacatattttttcacTCACATTTAAAGTAGACAACAATACTAATTAAGTTATACTCTTTAAGAGAACAAATAGAtcaagtaaataaataataagtcgTCATGATTGGGTATGAGTCTTGAAATAGTCAAGACGACTATCAGCCAGACGTAATGAATACACAATTTGTTTGAAGTCCCCCCACTTGAAAGGCCTATAAATATTACTAGTAATAATATTGTTGATTTGAGGAGGAGCACTTATCCAAGCGTCAAGCGCAGGAGCTGCAAAGTACATCATCGACATTCTACTTTTCCATGAATTTATTGACACCACTCTATGTCTTACACTTGTAAATCTACCATTCGTCAACGCCTGCACCAATTCGTTTAATTATTAGTcgaaaaatattacaaattcaaATGATTACATATAGATATTTATTTGTACGAACCTGAAAGGAGTCCCCTACAAAAACGAAGAACTCATTAGGATCAGGAGGAACAGGTAACCAAAATCCATCATGAGTATAAATTTGAAGGCCACTAACGTCATTTGATCGAAGGATTGTTAGTATTTGTGGGTCAGTGTGTTCTCCAAATCCAACTTTTGATTTTGATGGATTTGATGATAGGTCCCAATGATTATTGTTTAATTCATCTGCATCATTATTAGGTGCAATAAATGGTGGATAGTGATTGACTCTGAAGCAAGAGTCGTTGTGTGAATTACTTATGAGCTTGCTGAAAATTGAATTGTCTTCTATCCATAAACCTTCAGCCACCAATTCAAGAATATCGCAAGATAGCTTCCTAACTCCACTTACGTAATCATTTGTCACCGAGCTACAATCACATCAGAGACAAATTCAATATTTGACTTTAATTAATACATTCAACATTTCATATTGAACtcattaaatataaaatgatacaCTTGATTGAAATTCGTTAAATTATTAAGCAAACAAATAGAGATTAGTTTGCACTttatactctattttttttcctcttctatAATTTCTTATGCAACCATATTCTAAAAATTCTATAAATGAATCCCTCCTACTGAAAGTCTTAAGTGATCTGCCGACCAAATAAGACTACATCTACTAATTAAATTGCATATTAATTAAAGATAGTGAAAATagaatcaaataaaatagaCTTCTgactttttcttgtttttggtaCATGGTCCTAGCTAGGCCTAAGACATAAATGAAAATTGGTTAGTAcaatactattattttattatcattgaCTTATCCCCTTAGCCGGTAGTTACTACTAATTTAATACTATNatagggacaactaaaaaagaaaatatggacaaataaatagggacggagggagtattattttattatcattgaCTTATCTCCTTAGCCGGTagttactactccctccgtccctatttacttgtccatatttccttttttgattgtccctatttagttgttcattttgacaaatcaagaaaggacaacaaattttttcctattatacccttatttacacttcttgaaaattgtaaaagtgtatgttgtttccctccaatttatttcactttaattcaaataagtggttgtaattttgaagtgaaaagttgtcataagggtaaaattgtaacttcactgtgctaatcattgttgtcttaatctatgtgccatttctaaagtggacaactaaaaagggacggagggagtactaattTAATACTATATGTAACTCTTGTCAAcgcataaaaaaatatattattttagataATCAAATATATTGTGCAACTGTTTGGTGATATATACATTACATACAcctaaaatttcagaaatataGTTTATGGTTGGTCATGCTATTATCTGAAAAGTTTTTCTCATCCAAATTGACCTAAAAAAGGTTTTAAGGGGTCCACGCACGTGTAAACATATATTTGACTTGTGAAATTATTTAGAAAACTCAAATATGACCTTTCGTCGGTCAACAGACAGCAGCTAGCAAGTAGTATTAGGCAAGTCAGATATTTTAATACTAGACAACTTTCTTTTCTTCTGAAAACGAGGTGCCATCCTTATATAATAGTTATAAATAAATCTATTACTAATtcattactatatataattcGTTACTAATTCATAGCTATATATACTCAATTAgcatattaaatttttattgtttaactATGAAATTTTGTAGAtcataatttcttttctttttttcagtaaaaaagaagaaaaaactttttttactaGATTTCTTATCTCCCTTACACGTAATTGATGATGTAATGAGACCAAATTGTATAATAATGTATTACGTGAATATGGGAATTAGAACAATAGGGATGCGACAGTAAATTCATTAATGCGTTACAGATATTATATAATTGCTAATCTTATATATAATGTACCCCACTTGATTTTGTTTAAGTGGGGTACTAATCAGAAGAATAAATTGAACTTTGTTTCCATGACCTGACTATATCCATATTTGATATTaaagttttataaaatcaaatcagAAATGTGAGTTATCTTaagggaaaaataaaaataaaacgcAAGTTGTAAAATGAAGTGACTAGCTGGCATTCACAAAGTATTAGAGCTAATTATTATATATGCATTAATAGACTAGCTAGGGAAGTCTCATTTCACCCGGCCAGCATAATTTCAGGAATAAATTAATTAGTGGACCTACTAGTACTAGCTAATGAATTAATGAACAAACAAAcatagttataaattataatatatacttttatttatatgtaCTTCCTCCTCAGCTAATAACTACTTTTGTAAGGCCAAATACGGACTGCACATATCTAACTAACTAGCTAAAGTGCTATAAATAGCACCACACATACTATCCGACGCATATTAAAATTTTTCGAACATTTCTATTTACCTATGgttcttattaaaaatatatgttttttaatatgcataaataacattattcttcttattttattcttgAGAGCTATTAGCTTTGAAAGTatgtatttaattaatataagaaaattaaataattaatttatgtttacaCCCTACAGGTCAagttaattaatcaaaataaacaaattaatattcatttattgaaaaatttgaCTTCAAAAGAACA belongs to Solanum stenotomum isolate F172 chromosome 1, ASM1918654v1, whole genome shotgun sequence and includes:
- the LOC125847138 gene encoding gibberellin 2-beta-dioxygenase 2-like: MVVATPTPLLRRGNNKKKTAAFGVPIIDLSDDKSIASEMIVKACEDYGFFKVVNHGVPKKVIARMEREAADFFSRPISEKGRAGPAAPFGYGSKNIGFNGDKGDLEYILLEANPLSLTQRAKNFSNDPSTFSSVTNDYVSGVRKLSCDILELVAEGLWIEDNSIFSKLISNSHNDSCFRVNHYPPFIAPNNDADELNNNHWDLSSNPSKSKVGFGEHTDPQILTILRSNDVSGLQIYTHDGFWLPVPPDPNEFFVFVGDSFQALTNGRFTSVRHRVVSINSWKSRMSMMYFAAPALDAWISAPPQINNIITSNIYRPFKWGDFKQIVYSLRLADSRLDYFKTHTQS